From one Streptomyces sp. ICC1 genomic stretch:
- a CDS encoding recombinase family protein has product MSIDPHKLVEAHDCPMSSCGAPAGSPCRTTVGKVAVQYHTARFRLVPSLKAQLNIPTPAVRKPGAKWQELPRPAAAAASDANGHVRIAYARASTARQSLDTQLDAFADAGITRVFSEKISTRVKDRPELEKAIALACELRAVGVRVTLVIHEHKRLGRGHDLVTLAVRLREHDVELEFLTGELQGSHDPHGPVFAVLAALSGMEREYIREKTLDGQESARRRGKTIGGARVSDPTMLAMALHLRDTETLSLREMAPRLVITTGKKKGQHPSPATVLRMLRDHDEQVAASAEPEAQP; this is encoded by the coding sequence ATGAGCATCGACCCTCACAAGCTGGTGGAAGCGCACGACTGCCCGATGTCCAGCTGCGGAGCTCCGGCGGGTTCGCCCTGCCGCACCACGGTCGGAAAGGTGGCCGTGCAGTACCACACGGCCCGCTTCCGGCTCGTGCCGAGCCTCAAGGCTCAGCTGAACATCCCGACGCCCGCCGTGCGCAAGCCGGGGGCGAAGTGGCAGGAGCTCCCGCGCCCCGCCGCTGCGGCCGCGAGCGATGCGAACGGGCACGTCCGCATCGCGTACGCCCGCGCCTCGACCGCCCGCCAGTCGCTGGACACCCAGCTCGACGCGTTCGCCGATGCCGGGATCACCCGGGTGTTCTCCGAGAAGATCAGCACGCGCGTGAAGGACCGCCCGGAGCTGGAGAAGGCCATCGCCCTCGCGTGCGAGCTGCGTGCCGTCGGCGTCCGCGTCACCCTCGTCATCCACGAGCACAAGCGGCTCGGCCGCGGGCACGACCTGGTGACCCTGGCCGTGCGGCTGCGAGAGCACGACGTGGAGCTGGAGTTCCTGACCGGTGAGCTGCAGGGCTCCCACGACCCACACGGCCCGGTGTTCGCGGTACTGGCCGCCCTGTCCGGTATGGAGCGCGAATACATCCGGGAGAAGACGCTGGACGGCCAGGAGTCTGCCCGCCGGCGTGGCAAGACGATCGGCGGCGCACGGGTGTCCGACCCCACGATGCTCGCCATGGCCCTGCACCTGCGAGACACCGAGACGCTGAGCCTGCGCGAAATGGCCCCCCGGCTCGTCATCACCACGGGCAAGAAGAAGGGGCAGCACCCCAGCCCGGCCACCGTCCTGCGAATGCTCCGGGACCACGACGAGCAGGTGGCCGCCAGCGCTGAGCCGGAGGCGCAACCGTGA
- a CDS encoding Ku protein — protein sequence MQPFPAKFTDRPRQVAYELLRQALGRSSKVAVAKFAMRDRERLGLLRVLDKVIVLHGLRWPDEIGSASQVDVPDAAVSEAEVDAAVALAETLTGVDVSELRDEYQAALEKVIATKAAGSRPEVVEAPQPASAQVVDLMAMLERSVSEVKAVGAGGSGATVHDLPAKKPAAKSKGPVKKASARKPRSA from the coding sequence GTGCAGCCGTTTCCGGCCAAGTTCACCGACAGGCCTCGGCAGGTCGCGTACGAGCTCCTGCGTCAGGCACTCGGGCGCAGCAGCAAGGTCGCGGTCGCCAAGTTCGCGATGCGGGACCGCGAGCGACTCGGCCTCCTTCGAGTCCTGGACAAGGTGATCGTGTTGCACGGCCTGCGGTGGCCAGACGAGATCGGGTCCGCCTCCCAGGTCGACGTCCCAGACGCAGCGGTGTCCGAGGCGGAGGTCGATGCTGCGGTCGCGCTCGCCGAAACGTTGACGGGTGTGGACGTGAGCGAGCTGCGGGACGAGTACCAAGCGGCACTGGAAAAGGTGATCGCGACCAAAGCCGCTGGCTCCCGCCCCGAGGTAGTGGAAGCCCCCCAGCCGGCCTCCGCACAGGTCGTCGACCTCATGGCCATGCTGGAACGTTCCGTCAGCGAGGTGAAGGCCGTGGGCGCCGGTGGCTCGGGCGCCACCGTCCACGACCTTCCCGCGAAGAAGCCCGCGGCCAAGTCGAAGGGCCCAGTCAAGAAGGCTTCGGCCCGAAAGCCCCGTAGCGCCTGA
- a CDS encoding TcmI family type II polyketide cyclase → MHRALIVARMAPQSAPDIAELFAASDSGELPHLVGVTRRSLFQFGDVYMHLIESDRPPGPAIAEVTGHPEFRDLSDRLTAYISPHNPETWRSPKDAMAQEFYRWESPGRSRTS, encoded by the coding sequence ATGCACCGCGCCCTCATCGTCGCCCGCATGGCGCCGCAGTCCGCCCCCGACATCGCCGAGCTCTTCGCGGCCTCGGACTCGGGTGAACTGCCGCACCTCGTCGGGGTCACCCGCCGCAGCCTCTTCCAGTTCGGCGACGTGTACATGCACCTCATCGAATCCGACCGCCCCCCGGGCCCGGCCATCGCAGAGGTGACCGGCCACCCGGAGTTCCGGGACCTCAGCGACCGGCTCACCGCCTACATCAGCCCGCACAACCCGGAGACCTGGCGCAGCCCCAAGGACGCCATGGCCCAGGAGTTCTACCGCTGGGAGAGCCCGGGCCGCTCCCGTACATCCTGA
- a CDS encoding SRPBCC family protein encodes MAGHTENEITVGAPMDVVWEMTNDLPSWPGLFSEYASLEILEEDGPTTRFRLTMHPDENGTVWSWVSERTPDPVSRTVRARRVETGPFEHMDIHWQYFEVPGGTRMVWTQDFAMKPQAPVDDAGMTDRINQNSKIQLELIRDKIEQRERESRTPAVSRV; translated from the coding sequence ATGGCAGGACACACGGAGAACGAGATCACCGTCGGTGCGCCGATGGACGTGGTCTGGGAGATGACCAACGACCTCCCCAGCTGGCCCGGACTCTTCAGCGAGTACGCCTCGCTGGAGATCCTCGAGGAGGACGGGCCCACCACCCGCTTCCGCCTGACCATGCACCCCGACGAGAACGGCACGGTGTGGAGCTGGGTCTCCGAGCGCACCCCCGACCCCGTCAGCCGGACCGTGCGCGCCCGCCGCGTCGAGACGGGCCCCTTCGAGCACATGGACATCCACTGGCAGTACTTCGAGGTGCCCGGCGGCACCCGGATGGTGTGGACCCAGGACTTCGCGATGAAGCCGCAGGCCCCCGTGGACGACGCGGGCATGACCGACCGCATCAACCAGAACTCCAAGATCCAGCTGGAACTGATCCGGGACAAGATCGAACAACGCGAACGCGAGAGCCGCACGCCCGCGGTCAGCCGCGTCTGA
- a CDS encoding phosphopantetheine-binding protein, with product MSERLTVEELAALMKSGAGITVDPADMKNRPDSLFDDYGLDSLGLLGIVGLLENQRGRALPTDADRCKTPKEFLELVNTSLMTGA from the coding sequence ATGTCCGAACGACTGACCGTCGAAGAGCTGGCCGCGCTGATGAAGTCCGGCGCCGGCATCACCGTGGACCCGGCCGACATGAAGAACCGCCCGGACTCCCTGTTCGACGACTACGGCCTCGACTCGCTGGGCCTGCTCGGGATCGTGGGCCTGCTGGAGAACCAGCGCGGCCGGGCGCTGCCCACCGACGCGGACCGCTGCAAGACCCCCAAGGAGTTCCTCGAACTCGTCAACACCAGCCTGATGACCGGAGCTTGA